The following are encoded in a window of Sulfurimonas sp. C5 genomic DNA:
- a CDS encoding YgiQ family radical SAM protein has protein sequence MEARGWDQCDVILVSGDAYIDSSFIGVAMVGRMLERMGYRVGIIGQPDINSDIDIKRLGEPKLYWGVSGGSVDSMVSNYTATKKFRNSDDYTPGGVNNKRPDRAVLVYTNLIRRYFKNTVPVVLGGIEASLRRITHYDYWQNKLKKPVLFDSKADVLVYGMGEIAIEQLTRAIAEGRDYKDIRGICYISKEPKHEFIQLPSHQECLDDKEKYIDMFDHFYDNNDPISANGLCEEVDGRYLIQNPPCDYLNEEEMDANAKLPFTRELHPYHKKDGKVKCLETIKFSIMTHHGCWGECNFCAIGVHQGRTIRTRSEESILAEAKDFNKYKDYKGIISDVGGPTANMYGYECNKKLKLGTCAHQRCVDANHLCSSMKVDHSRNINLLRQVREVEGVRKAFVASGVRYDLINADKKHGYSYLKEMVKHHISGQMKVAPEHTDQRVLELMGKPGKQELIDFKKMYDKLNKEEGKKQFLTYYLIAAHPGCTEKDMHELKRFTTDELQMNPEQAQVFTPTPGTYSAVMYYTEMDPVTRKKIFVEKDTRRKEKQKEIVIKKDNFKSGFAS, from the coding sequence ATGGAAGCTCGTGGATGGGATCAGTGTGATGTGATCCTTGTAAGCGGTGATGCGTACATAGACTCTTCGTTTATCGGTGTAGCTATGGTTGGACGTATGTTAGAGCGTATGGGGTATCGTGTAGGGATTATCGGTCAACCTGATATCAACAGCGATATAGATATAAAGCGTCTCGGCGAGCCTAAACTTTACTGGGGTGTAAGCGGTGGTAGTGTTGACTCAATGGTGTCAAACTACACGGCGACGAAGAAGTTCCGTAACTCGGATGACTATACTCCAGGCGGTGTAAACAACAAACGTCCCGATCGTGCAGTTTTAGTCTATACAAACCTGATTAGACGTTATTTTAAAAATACTGTTCCCGTCGTACTTGGAGGTATAGAAGCTTCACTGCGTCGTATCACTCATTATGACTACTGGCAAAATAAGCTCAAAAAACCTGTTTTATTTGATTCTAAAGCAGATGTATTGGTTTATGGAATGGGTGAAATTGCGATTGAACAACTGACACGTGCTATTGCTGAAGGACGTGACTACAAAGATATCAGAGGGATTTGTTACATCTCTAAAGAGCCGAAGCATGAATTTATTCAACTTCCATCACACCAAGAGTGTTTGGATGATAAAGAGAAATATATCGATATGTTCGATCATTTTTATGACAATAATGACCCGATCTCTGCAAACGGACTGTGTGAAGAGGTGGACGGCAGATATCTGATCCAAAATCCTCCATGTGATTACCTAAACGAAGAGGAGATGGATGCAAATGCAAAGCTTCCATTTACAAGAGAATTACACCCTTATCATAAAAAAGATGGAAAAGTAAAATGTCTTGAGACAATTAAGTTCTCGATCATGACTCACCACGGCTGTTGGGGTGAGTGTAACTTCTGTGCAATTGGCGTGCATCAGGGACGTACGATCAGAACACGTTCAGAAGAGAGTATTCTGGCTGAAGCAAAAGACTTCAACAAGTACAAAGACTACAAAGGGATCATCTCAGATGTCGGAGGTCCTACGGCGAATATGTACGGCTACGAGTGTAACAAAAAGCTAAAACTCGGAACGTGTGCACATCAAAGATGTGTGGATGCTAACCATCTGTGTAGTTCTATGAAAGTAGACCACAGCAGAAACATCAATCTTTTACGTCAGGTACGTGAAGTTGAGGGTGTTAGAAAAGCATTTGTCGCTTCGGGTGTACGTTATGATCTGATCAATGCAGATAAAAAACACGGTTACAGCTACTTAAAAGAGATGGTAAAACACCATATCTCAGGACAGATGAAAGTAGCACCTGAACATACGGATCAACGTGTACTTGAACTTATGGGAAAACCTGGGAAACAAGAGCTGATCGACTTTAAAAAAATGTACGACAAACTAAATAAAGAAGAGGGGAAAAAGCAGTTCTTAACTTACTATCTTATTGCTGCGCATCCGGGTTGTACAGAAAAAGATATGCATGAATTAAAACGTTTTACTACAGATGAATTGCAAATGAATCCTGAACAAGCTCAGGTATTTACTCCAACTCCTGGAACTTACTCGGCAGTGATGTATTATACGGAAATGGATCCTGTAACTCGCAAAAAAATCTTTGTAGAGAAAGACACAAGAAGAAAAGAGAAACAAAAAGAGATCGTAATAAAAAAAGATAACTTTAAATCGGGTTTTGCTTCTTAA
- a CDS encoding ATP-binding protein, with the protein MIQFDLPLVVMLVVFIVFIGVSFLVFLSSASKKDNQIAKLKKELERLQENQGRVHHAEHEPKSYAGMQTSLISEQIKKIEQLENEVQRQKDKVVDAKNVAEEAVKIKYEFLSNVKEDLKTPLKTIIAYATILAKDLQNEKLNSHARDILTSSHQLMELIESMMELSKIDAGSYNIQESAVELQFLFNTITDEYKNSAKKKGLELTIDIDKSLPESLIFDANKVKLIVDNLISNSIKATTKGAVNIFVKPNGSNIAHNTINLQVIVEDSGIGIKKEDQSKLFEMFESDGLGLALNKKIAKLMNGDLTFYSEYGKGATFILSLADIEIVLPSAENEFHDLNINFAQIRPEGASLMVIDKDAEAVDTIVESFLESHVRVTHYDIPRDAIDELKRAKYDMILIDIDVLTSDDNALSKVISKISDAPVVTLTNHNVKDAHISEQGARVVGHLKKPVSKRELFKISLKVLNFPELLKNIV; encoded by the coding sequence TTGATACAGTTTGACCTCCCTTTAGTCGTTATGCTTGTTGTTTTCATTGTTTTTATAGGCGTAAGTTTTTTAGTGTTTTTGTCGAGTGCATCAAAAAAAGACAATCAGATCGCAAAGTTAAAAAAAGAGCTTGAACGACTCCAAGAGAATCAGGGCAGAGTACATCATGCAGAACATGAGCCAAAATCTTATGCAGGGATGCAGACAAGTTTGATCTCTGAGCAGATTAAAAAAATAGAACAGTTGGAAAATGAAGTTCAAAGACAAAAAGATAAAGTTGTAGATGCTAAAAATGTTGCAGAAGAAGCTGTAAAAATTAAGTATGAATTTTTGTCTAATGTGAAAGAGGACCTTAAAACTCCCTTGAAAACTATTATAGCATACGCAACAATTTTGGCAAAAGACCTGCAAAATGAAAAATTAAACTCTCATGCACGGGATATTTTAACTTCGAGTCATCAGTTAATGGAGTTAATTGAGAGTATGATGGAACTCTCAAAAATTGATGCAGGAAGTTACAATATTCAAGAGAGTGCAGTTGAACTACAGTTTTTATTTAATACTATTACAGATGAGTACAAAAACAGTGCTAAGAAAAAAGGTTTGGAACTAACGATTGACATAGATAAAAGCTTACCGGAATCTTTGATATTTGATGCAAATAAAGTCAAATTAATTGTCGACAACCTCATAAGCAACAGTATTAAAGCAACAACCAAGGGAGCTGTAAATATTTTTGTAAAACCTAATGGAAGCAATATTGCCCATAACACGATTAACTTGCAGGTGATTGTGGAAGACAGTGGAATTGGAATAAAAAAAGAAGATCAATCTAAATTATTTGAAATGTTTGAATCAGACGGTTTGGGCCTTGCATTAAATAAAAAAATAGCAAAATTGATGAACGGTGATCTTACTTTTTATAGTGAGTACGGTAAAGGTGCTACTTTTATTCTTTCTCTTGCAGATATAGAAATAGTATTGCCAAGTGCCGAAAATGAATTTCATGATTTGAATATTAATTTTGCACAGATTCGTCCTGAAGGTGCATCATTGATGGTGATTGACAAAGATGCAGAAGCTGTAGATACTATTGTAGAATCTTTTTTAGAGAGTCATGTCCGTGTTACACATTATGATATTCCAAGAGATGCAATAGATGAACTTAAAAGAGCTAAGTATGATATGATCTTAATTGATATAGATGTCTTAACGAGCGATGATAATGCACTCTCAAAGGTGATCTCAAAAATAAGTGATGCACCTGTTGTTACCTTGACAAATCATAATGTCAAAGATGCACATATTAGTGAACAAGGTGCAAGAGTGGTTGGACATCTTAAAAAGCCTGTTTCAAAACGTGAGCTGTTTAAAATCTCTTTAAAAGTCTTAAATTTTCCGGAATTACTAAAGAATATTGTATAA
- a CDS encoding AMP-binding protein: MLYPYKNLENYTLGALLDRSVALYGERDSFSNVGKKAMSYRELDDKIKSMVKLLTEKGINKGDKVAILSENMPNWPIAYLAITYFGAVAVPILPDFHTADVHHILCHSEAKAAFVSNKHLPTIDELDSSNLKFIIQLDELEILEQYTNTSHMERIKQKLSHKKELQTTSENDLAAILYTSGTTGHSKGVMLTHKNLVTNALSAFKNISIVPEDVFLSILPLAHTFESTVGMLIPLLHGSSVVYIDKTPTPSVLLKAFEIVRPTMMLSVPLIIEKIYKNKVLAKLNGSFLTKQLYKLPFIHKQLNKIAGKKLLETFGGRLRFFGIGGAPLARYVEEFLYDAHFPYVIGYGLTETAPLIAGTRLGMERKIGSTGPAMVGVEIKIKDKNPQTGEGEIAVKSPSVMLGYYKDEEKTKEVFDEDGYFLTGDLGYIDEDDYLFISGRSKNLILGPSGENIYPEQIESVINKNEAVLDSLVMQKDGKLVARIHLDYTLIDKMFEAHHQADEHVKEKIANYLEEMRIEINTQMASFSKITKFIEQIEPFVKTPTKKIKRYLYTE, translated from the coding sequence ATGTTGTACCCTTATAAAAACTTAGAAAACTATACACTGGGAGCTTTACTAGATCGCTCTGTAGCATTATATGGTGAAAGAGATTCCTTTTCAAATGTAGGGAAGAAAGCTATGAGTTATCGTGAACTTGATGATAAAATCAAGTCAATGGTAAAACTTTTAACTGAAAAAGGGATCAATAAAGGTGACAAAGTTGCCATCCTAAGTGAGAATATGCCGAATTGGCCCATAGCTTATTTGGCAATTACTTATTTTGGGGCTGTAGCAGTACCAATACTACCTGATTTTCATACTGCAGATGTACATCATATCTTATGTCATTCAGAAGCAAAAGCGGCATTTGTATCAAACAAACATCTTCCTACAATAGATGAACTTGACAGTTCTAATCTGAAGTTTATAATCCAACTTGACGAACTTGAAATTTTGGAACAATATACGAACACTTCACATATGGAACGTATCAAACAAAAACTTTCCCATAAAAAAGAGCTACAAACAACTTCTGAAAATGATCTCGCTGCTATTTTATATACATCAGGAACAACTGGACATTCAAAAGGTGTTATGCTCACACATAAAAACCTTGTAACAAATGCACTAAGTGCATTTAAAAATATCTCTATTGTACCTGAAGATGTTTTTTTATCGATTTTACCATTGGCACATACATTTGAATCTACGGTAGGGATGCTCATACCTCTCCTTCACGGTTCAAGTGTAGTTTATATCGATAAAACACCTACACCGAGTGTTCTTTTAAAAGCCTTTGAGATTGTACGCCCTACAATGATGCTCTCAGTTCCACTTATTATTGAGAAAATCTACAAAAACAAAGTTCTTGCAAAACTCAACGGCTCTTTTCTAACAAAACAGCTATACAAACTCCCTTTTATCCATAAACAACTCAATAAAATAGCAGGGAAAAAACTGTTAGAGACTTTTGGAGGAAGACTAAGATTTTTTGGTATTGGCGGTGCACCTTTGGCAAGGTATGTAGAAGAATTTTTATATGATGCACATTTCCCTTACGTCATAGGGTACGGTCTTACAGAAACTGCACCTTTGATTGCAGGAACTCGTCTGGGAATGGAGAGAAAGATCGGCTCAACAGGTCCTGCCATGGTAGGCGTGGAGATCAAAATCAAAGATAAAAATCCACAAACAGGCGAAGGGGAAATTGCCGTTAAATCTCCAAGTGTTATGCTGGGTTATTATAAAGATGAAGAAAAAACAAAAGAGGTTTTTGATGAAGATGGTTACTTCCTTACAGGCGATCTCGGCTATATAGATGAAGATGACTATCTCTTTATCAGCGGACGAAGTAAAAACCTCATACTCGGCCCAAGCGGAGAAAACATTTATCCGGAACAGATTGAGTCTGTAATTAACAAAAATGAAGCGGTTTTAGACTCTCTTGTAATGCAAAAAGATGGTAAACTTGTTGCTCGTATCCATCTTGATTATACACTCATAGATAAAATGTTTGAAGCTCATCATCAAGCAGATGAACATGTAAAAGAAAAAATAGCGAACTATTTAGAAGAGATGAGAATCGAGATTAATACCCAAATGGCATCATTTTCAAAAATTACGAAATTCATAGAACAGATTGAACCGTTTGTAAAAACACCTACAAAGAAGATAAAACGCTATCTCTATACAGAGTAG
- a CDS encoding cation:proton antiporter: MLLLITILLLIILLSRLTEEKTKVPATLATILYAFVLSIYFPHLFSISKQEFNEVLYLMLPVILLPDILNISIKELKNYAKEIFYLAVVAVIASIALAVFVTPYLLPEYGFTIGMLLALYTMLMATDAITVSAIMSRFTLPQRLKIYAESESLFNDVTALIIYYFIALPLLQGGAVDVLSVNVTVLKVLFLSSFIGMASAFFGFFALKMLRNPFDQFLIIYLIVISSFLLAEHFHIAGILSIVVSVLTFKILVQCESRLHPQTFEITDKVKTYDAFIELLKHIPAITKHEFREYKKEAMFLGIFANAVVFVVIANIIDLSLLYKYIYEILIVFLVTTLIRFGSISALVVSSKLPFYWTYALTLSGMKGALAIIMVHSLPKEFVYYELFTAIVLGNVLISTFLYTFTLMFHIKRYAKLYENDSSLDGTKDQKLSTLSKDIVEVLEKDPISQAYNRIFIEEVLVREIARVQRYKVELSVIGLQFDFSTLPEEKQKHFLQKAGEIIQQSIRQNDYFGKIEEKHFIVLASNTSLGGGHRLAQKIVEQFIQTLDKEIKYYFGVTELRETDNLETLFEKIKDAINKSIQNNQTIEIEV; this comes from the coding sequence ATGCTTTTATTGATCACAATATTATTATTGATTATATTGCTTTCACGTTTGACTGAAGAGAAAACGAAGGTTCCCGCAACTTTAGCAACCATCCTTTATGCGTTTGTACTTTCCATCTATTTTCCTCATCTATTTTCCATCAGTAAGCAAGAATTTAATGAGGTTCTTTACTTGATGCTTCCTGTTATTTTACTTCCAGATATTTTAAATATATCTATTAAAGAGTTGAAAAATTATGCAAAAGAGATATTTTACCTTGCGGTAGTTGCAGTTATTGCCTCTATAGCTCTAGCCGTTTTTGTAACACCGTATTTGTTACCTGAATATGGTTTTACTATAGGAATGCTTCTAGCCCTATACACAATGTTAATGGCTACAGATGCCATTACGGTAAGTGCCATTATGTCGAGATTTACGTTGCCGCAGCGTTTAAAGATCTATGCTGAATCGGAATCTCTGTTTAACGACGTTACCGCTTTAATTATTTACTATTTTATAGCCTTACCACTTTTACAAGGTGGGGCAGTTGATGTCCTTTCTGTTAATGTTACTGTCTTAAAAGTTTTATTTCTTTCAAGTTTTATAGGTATGGCAAGTGCCTTTTTCGGTTTTTTTGCACTTAAAATGCTGCGTAACCCTTTTGATCAGTTTTTAATTATCTATCTTATTGTTATAAGTTCTTTTTTATTGGCTGAACATTTCCATATTGCAGGAATTTTATCGATTGTAGTTTCAGTGTTAACCTTTAAAATCTTGGTTCAGTGTGAGAGTCGCTTGCATCCCCAAACATTTGAGATTACGGATAAAGTAAAAACCTATGATGCTTTTATTGAGCTACTTAAACATATACCCGCTATCACCAAACATGAATTTCGCGAGTATAAAAAAGAGGCGATGTTTTTAGGAATCTTTGCCAATGCGGTTGTTTTTGTTGTAATAGCAAATATAATAGATTTGTCGCTTTTATATAAATATATCTACGAGATTTTAATTGTATTTCTTGTTACAACTTTGATCCGTTTTGGTAGTATAAGTGCTTTAGTTGTTAGTTCTAAACTCCCGTTTTATTGGACATATGCACTTACACTTTCAGGGATGAAAGGTGCACTGGCTATCATCATGGTGCACTCTTTGCCAAAAGAGTTTGTATATTATGAGCTTTTTACCGCTATTGTTTTAGGTAATGTCCTTATTAGCACATTTCTTTATACGTTTACTTTGATGTTCCATATTAAGAGATATGCAAAACTGTATGAAAATGATTCGTCGCTTGATGGGACAAAAGATCAAAAGCTTTCCACTCTTTCTAAAGATATAGTTGAAGTACTGGAAAAAGATCCTATCTCTCAGGCTTATAATCGGATTTTTATTGAAGAGGTTCTTGTACGTGAGATAGCAAGAGTACAACGTTATAAGGTGGAGCTTTCCGTAATAGGTTTGCAGTTTGACTTTTCTACACTTCCTGAAGAAAAACAGAAACATTTTTTACAAAAAGCAGGTGAAATTATCCAACAAAGTATTCGTCAGAATGACTACTTCGGAAAAATTGAAGAAAAGCATTTTATTGTTTTGGCAAGTAATACCTCTTTAGGAGGTGGACATAGATTGGCACAGAAGATTGTAGAACAGTTTATACAAACACTTGATAAAGAGATCAAATACTATTTCGGTGTAACGGAATTACGAGAAACGGATAATCTCGAAACGCTTTTTGAAAAGATTAAAGATGCGATCAATAAAAGTATTCAAAACAATCAGACAATCGAGATCGAGGTATAA
- a CDS encoding HD domain-containing phosphohydrolase: protein MERSEILIIDDVMENVKKIIELLREEGYGLSYALNSQDAIDLLKTKRFDLILLARRMSDADAIQLCKSIKNTPLLQEVPLIFLVEQDDVENLDEGYQSGCIDDIRYPIQKHELYRKVRHHLEFYNYKKSLKISNWQNKLLLSETEDAQKEMVYILSAMIEDSNLDSISHIRRVADFAKQLAVLEGTLNEEEIKMIYLASPLYDIGKVFIEDSIVKKPEHLTDDEFAVIKNHPKLALRILKNSSKKLINAAAIIAYEHHENFDGTGYPRGLKGEEIHIYARIVAIVSVLDALLEKKAYKDAWSFEDAVAYIQEEKGKKFDPRLVNIFEEHLETFQELAEGE, encoded by the coding sequence ATGGAAAGAAGTGAGATTTTAATCATTGATGACGTCATGGAAAACGTCAAAAAGATCATTGAACTTTTAAGAGAAGAAGGGTATGGACTTTCTTATGCTCTTAACTCTCAAGATGCCATAGATCTTTTAAAAACAAAGCGTTTTGATCTGATCCTTTTAGCAAGAAGAATGTCAGATGCAGACGCTATACAACTATGTAAAAGTATAAAAAACACTCCATTACTGCAAGAAGTCCCACTTATTTTTTTAGTTGAACAAGATGATGTTGAAAATCTGGATGAAGGGTATCAAAGCGGCTGTATAGATGATATACGTTATCCGATTCAAAAACATGAATTATATAGAAAAGTTCGACACCATTTAGAGTTTTACAATTATAAAAAATCGTTAAAAATTTCTAACTGGCAAAACAAGCTTTTACTCTCAGAAACTGAAGATGCCCAAAAAGAGATGGTGTATATACTTTCAGCTATGATTGAAGACAGTAACCTTGATTCAATAAGTCATATCAGACGTGTAGCAGATTTTGCAAAGCAGTTAGCTGTCTTAGAAGGTACTTTAAATGAAGAAGAGATCAAAATGATTTATTTGGCTTCTCCTCTTTATGATATAGGTAAAGTATTTATTGAAGATTCTATTGTCAAAAAACCTGAACATTTAACAGATGATGAATTCGCAGTTATTAAAAACCATCCAAAATTAGCATTGAGAATTTTGAAAAATTCAAGTAAAAAACTGATAAATGCTGCAGCGATTATTGCATACGAACATCATGAAAATTTTGACGGTACTGGTTATCCCAGAGGTTTAAAAGGGGAAGAGATTCATATCTATGCAAGAATAGTTGCTATTGTAAGTGTTTTAGATGCCCTTTTAGAGAAAAAAGCTTATAAAGATGCATGGTCATTTGAAGATGCTGTCGCATATATTCAAGAGGAAAAAGGGAAAAAGTTTGACCCTAGACTTGTAAATATTTTTGAAGAGCATTTGGAAACTTTTCAAGAATTAGCCGAGGGAGAGTAA
- a CDS encoding manganese-dependent inorganic pyrophosphatase — protein MSVYAFGHKNPDSDSIVGAISLSYLKNQVEDEEYIPARQGDISAETQFILDTFGYADRVPELKTSVAGEKVFIIDSTDKPHFQDDIDEATIVGIADHHKLGDLITDAPLEAWIRPIGCSNTVIYEMYKSYGVVPPKDIAGMMMLAILSDTVIFRSPTCTKVDTKAVKELSEICGVEDYKKMAMDMFIAKSAVDGASARNLNTRDYKEFDMNGTKVGIGQLEMVDISVLEPREDEIMEDMKKMKEEGGLHTVLILLTDIIKEGSKLFVVSDDASKIEAAFDIKLENNKAWLDGVLSRKKQVVPFVQPQFK, from the coding sequence ATGTCAGTATATGCATTTGGACACAAAAATCCAGATAGTGACTCTATTGTAGGTGCAATATCACTATCATACTTAAAAAATCAAGTAGAAGATGAAGAATATATCCCGGCTCGTCAAGGTGATATTTCTGCTGAAACACAGTTTATCTTAGACACATTTGGTTATGCAGACAGAGTTCCTGAATTAAAAACTTCTGTAGCTGGTGAGAAAGTATTTATTATCGACTCAACAGATAAGCCGCACTTTCAAGACGATATTGATGAAGCTACTATCGTAGGTATTGCAGACCACCATAAACTAGGAGATCTTATTACAGACGCTCCTTTAGAAGCTTGGATCAGACCAATTGGTTGTTCAAATACTGTAATTTACGAGATGTATAAATCTTACGGTGTAGTACCTCCAAAAGATATTGCTGGAATGATGATGCTTGCTATTTTAAGCGACACTGTAATTTTCCGTTCACCGACTTGTACAAAAGTAGATACAAAAGCAGTAAAAGAGTTAAGTGAAATCTGTGGTGTTGAAGATTACAAAAAAATGGCTATGGATATGTTCATTGCTAAATCTGCAGTTGACGGTGCATCAGCTCGTAACTTAAATACACGTGACTATAAAGAGTTTGATATGAACGGTACAAAAGTAGGTATCGGTCAACTTGAAATGGTAGATATCTCTGTACTAGAACCTCGTGAAGATGAGATCATGGAAGATATGAAAAAGATGAAAGAAGAGGGTGGTCTACACACTGTTTTAATTCTTTTAACTGACATTATCAAAGAGGGTTCAAAACTTTTCGTAGTATCTGATGATGCTTCTAAAATTGAAGCTGCATTTGATATTAAACTAGAAAATAACAAAGCTTGGTTAGACGGTGTACTTAGCCGTAAGAAACAAGTAGTACCTTTCGTACAACCTCAATTTAAATAA